The proteins below come from a single Bombus pyrosoma isolate SC7728 linkage group LG10, ASM1482585v1, whole genome shotgun sequence genomic window:
- the LOC122571394 gene encoding pancreatic triacylglycerol lipase-like, translating to MVNVSLSKLYPTLLAILTYINPKLKTDENGHITHVEINKDPLPKNLTLDTYLDAINFTLYTQENPTDGEILKLNDVESVQNSHWNATKQTIIVTHGWTNRGEDPVCTTIRDGFLKVRDCNVIILDWSVISDDLVYSVVAEIVPYVAERTASFINFMRIEAGLQTSNLKIVGHSFGAQIAGLSAREVGKSSRVAEVIALDPANVMFQHKKPGERVDKSDAENVQIIHTCSGQFGYYLSVGTSDFYANDGRHQPGCGIDFFGVCAHLRSYKFFAESITNPKGFLGTRADGATAYMGGATLDPTAKGTYYFKTNSQYPYALDG from the exons ATGGTAAACGTATCATTATCAAAGC tttatcCTACGCTTCTTGCCATATTGACCTATATCAATCCAAAACTTAAAACGGATGAAAATGGACACATAACTCATGTTGAAATCAATAAAGACCCACTGCCTAAAAACCTCACTTTAGACACCTACTTGGACGCGATCAATTTCACGCTATACACACA aGAGAATCCTACAGATGGCGAAATCCTAAAACTAAATGACGTAGAGTCTGTCCAGAACAGTCATTGGAACGCAACTAAACAAACCATTATAGTCACTCATGGATGGACCAACCGCGGTGAAGATCCAGTTTGCACAACCATACGCGATG GTTTCCTTAAGGTCCGAGACTGCAACGTTATTATTCTCGATTGGAGTGTGATATCAGACGATCTCGTTTATTCTGTGGTCGCGGAGATCGTACCGTACGTTGCTGAACGTACAGctagtttcataaattttatgcgAATTGAGGCTGGTTTGCAAACGTCCAACTTGAAAATTGTTGGGCATTCGTTCGGTGCTCAAATCGCGGGTTTGAGCGCGCGAGAGGTAGGAAAATCGAGCCGAGTGGCGGAAGTTATCG CGCTCGACCCTGCCAACGTAATGTTTCAACACAAAAAACCTGGTGAAAGGGTTGATAAATCGGACGcagaaaatgttcaaattatCCACACATGCTCTGGACAGTTCGGTTATTATCTGTCTGTTGGTACTTCAGACTTCTATGCGAATGATGGAAGACATCAACCAGGATGCGGCATTGACTTCTTTG GAGTTTGCGCACATCTGCGTAGCTACAAATTCTTCGCTGAATCAATTACGAATCCGAAAGGCTTTCTCGGTACACGTGCAGATGGTGCAACAGCATACATGGGCGGTGCTACCCTCGATCCGAC TGCTAAAGGAACCTACTACTTCAAAACTAACAGTCAGTATCCTTATGCTCTTGATGgataa